DNA from Pelodiscus sinensis isolate JC-2024 chromosome 1, ASM4963464v1, whole genome shotgun sequence:
TACTCCAATGTCTTATGCCAAAATGTTACTCTGTGCTGTGCCATCTCTGCCCTACCCGCAAACAGATCTGCATCCTTCAGGTAGCTCTGCTTAGCCAGGGCCTATGCTTTACTCAGGTCCCACTGAAGGAAAACTGCCCTTGGAGTAAGACGTGAGTAAAGACCTCAGGGTGCTCGCaaagtcccttccatttctaatatTCTGTCATTCTATGGCTCTGTGGCCCAGCGGCGCTTTAACGCATGTAGGTGGTCATCTCCTCGTCTTGCATTTCAGGGCTCTGGCAGTTATCAGGGGAGGGAAGCCTGTCACCTCACCTGTATCTGCTGAGAGGAATTCTTCAGTATGGGAAAAACATTCTACACATGGGATGAGTTGGGTGTGCACAGTTATATCTGAATTCTTCACAGTGTCCCAGCATTCCTTAattcaggggttttcaaactttgtgataccgcgacccccctctaagttgctcgcgacccccgagggggttgggacccacagtttgagaaacacggacTTCATTCAATGTCATCATCTGTGGTTCCAGCCTGCAATCTCAGTCCCTCTAGGATAACTTTGCATTTgaccatttaaaatattttctttgcatAGGCTCAGCCCACCAAATCGTAGAACCATTGAATCATAGaaacctagaactggaagggacctcaagacgtCATGAAATCTAgacccctgtcctcacagcaggaccaagcaccacctagaccatccttgacatgtgtctgtccaacctgctcttaaatatctccagagatggggattccacaacctccctagacaacttattccagcgtttaaccacccgcatttcctaatgaccaacctcaacctcccttgctgcagttttagcccattgctttttgtcctgtcctcagaggccaaggagaacaatgtttttCCCCGATCTGTATATAttccagatcagtgtttctcaaccagtggtaggagtacccttaagggtactcgagagacttctggggagtacatcaacacaactgaaatttggagaaaactgaattgttGTTTTATGTTTAACAGTGTTCtaatatttttatactttttacacccaaaaatgtcattgactGCCTGGCTATGAGtacgttgtttaaacaaatgtgttgcagtgatagaaaaaaaattgtgtctgaaaagcttttccatttttCTCTAAACTTCTCCCATCTTCTATTTATGCTTTCCCTTCATCTTTTTAATGCATGTAGGTGGTCATCTGTCCCACCCGCAAACAGATCTGCATCCTCCAGGCAGCTGTGCTTAGCCAGGGCCTGTACTTTACTCAGGTCCCACTGAAGGAAAACTGCCCTTGGAGTAAGAAGTGAGTAAAGACCTCAGGGTGCTCGCaaagtcccttccatttctaatatTCTGTCATTCTATGGCTCTGTGGCCATAGTAGTGCTGCCTCGTGTTTGCCTTTTTTCTGGATCTGTTTTTGCTCTCCTGCTGCCATATTGCCTTGATCGGTGAGTTCTCCATTCTGGTGGGGTTCATCAGTCAGTTCGGCACTCTAACCTTCTACTGTAGATGCCATTTATCACCCTCCACTACACCAGAAAGTATTTTGTCACGTCATGTGATCCGAGTACATGACAATGCTTCTTTCCAAGCGACTAACAATGCATTAAGTACATCACCCATGTCTGCAGTATGAACAGGAGCCGCTACTTCCGCTAGGGCTTGGCCTGAAgtttttatggatttttttcttgAATACTAATTAACCTCACTTTTGTGATTCTTAGCTTGTCCAAGCATGGACTTTCCCTGATGTCTTTAACATCCTTTATCAATTTTCATCAATTACAATGCGTTTTGTTTGCTGTCTATATTTCTTCTCCTTCCTGTTTCAAACACGTTATGTCTTGGTTCAGTTGTTTCCTTCATTTTGCCACCGGACTGGGTTTTTAGCCAGAGTATCCCTATTCCTTACCTGTGGTATCATGGTGTGGTCAGAGGTTATTGGTGGGCTGGCCTGATAGGTGTTTAGCTCTATGCAATGAGAGTTACAATACGGCTGCAtgcaaaacacaggactatgtagcactttaaagactaacaagatggtttataaggtgatgagctttcgtgggccagacccacttcctcagatcaaatagtggaagaaaatagtcacaaccatataaaaaaaagaacacatatgaaaaggacaaatcacatttcagaacagaaagggaatgcgggggggggggggagaaggaaggtaaatgtctgtgagttaatgatattagaggtggggagaggtagatgtttgtgagctaatggtattagaggtgataattggggaagataGCTTTGTAATGGTAAGGTAGTTTGGTGTCATTGTTCAACGCCCctggagagtgttgaattttagcatgaatgacagttcagaggattccctttcaagtgcagatttaaaaggtctttgtagcagaacgcaggtagttaagtcgttgagacagtgtcctttctggttgaaatggcaagaaactgttttttctttgtgatcctgtctgatatctgttttgtgggcattgatccttcggcgaagtgtctgagacgttcgcccaatgtacatagcagatggacactttcgacacatgatagcataaattatttttctggatgcgcaggaatatacATTTCTATTACAATACGGCTGCATGTTTGTGCTCCCCCTGTGTGTTGAACTGGCTCTGCTTGGGTAACGGGTACTGCAGTTTCTGAGAgcgcccccaaagaccacaaaatcaggtGCAGATCAAAAGTGCCCCCCAGGTTTTTGTAAAGCAGCAAAGTAACACCACCTGGTAGATGCTAAGGCCATGTCCACACTGTGCAGAATATCGATTTTGGTCAGTCTTCTGGGGTTTGCTTTCATGGGTCTAGTGAAATCCCACTAATTTGAACAGAGATGGCCCCCCcgttggtgctggtactcctgctcctcacgaagagaaagggaaactgatgggagtgtttgttcctctCAACTTTCCGCTGTATGGATGGGGATTTAAGATGCGTCGACTCGAGCTGCATAATTCACATAGCTGtatttgtgtatcttaagtcgatGTTCCCCTTTAGTTTAGATGAATCCAAGGAGGATGCTAAAAAATGTGAACCTTTGACAATGACTTAGCTCGGCCAGTGACCGGATTCTTCACTCTCGCCTAGGTTGGACAAGCACAATCCCCTTAGGGTACATTTTtctacacaggtacaaacaaattaCACATCGCTCTGCACATTCTAGGCAACCACCCTCTAACATGCCTAGATATCATGACTTTGTACAGGGTGGTTCCGTGAATACATCACTATCTATCCTGCTGCCATGCTGGATACTGTCCTGAGCCTGTGTTGGTAGGTTCCTGTTATCTCTGAGAAGTGTATTAGCACCAAGCTATCTTCTACTGAGGTGTTTTGGTAGCAACCCTCTGGAACGGGTTTACGGCCAGTGACTAATATCAACCCTGTTTTTACCAAGTCCTGTGAACAGAGTCTACCTTTTCCTCTCAGCTTCAGTTTGCTGAATATTAACAAAGTCTTCTCTACTCTTGACTAGGCCTTGGGCCTCGTACCAGGTCTGTGGCTGTTTTAGGCTCTTTTATTATTGTACATGGCTTAACTTTTATCTGGTCAACTCTTCAGAACTACCAAGTTTCATTCCCAATTTTCTGTCTGAATTtttcctgcccatcagttctgaTGAATTTTGCCTGAGATTAGGGGAACTGGCTTGTAGAGCCCTGAGTATCTAAAGTatcactgaaacaaaatacaggattatgtagcactttaaagactaacaagatggtttattagattatgagctttcatgggtcggACCCACTTCCACttctgggccacgaaagctcatcatctaataaaccatcttgttagtctttaaagtgctacatagtcctgtattttctttcagctacaccagaccggctacatttctatcactaaaataTCACTGGTTGGGAACTCTTCAGTGTGTGTCCATTTAAATGCAATCATTCACATTGTTTATTTTCCTCTCTTTCGTAGATATCCTTACTTTTCCATTgtcaaggggtttgattcgaactaacgcgttccggagagcacttcctggttcgaatcagctggggAGCGGAATCGGGCGTAGGTGAGATTATGAGAATgtagcgcgggatatttaaattcccgcttcattagcaatttcagttggctacatttgcatccgtaGTTTGAACGaggaagcaagtgtagatgtacccgaagGGATCTTCCACCTGGTACATATCTTGGCaaagctttgtttttgttttttgttttccctttCCCAGATTTGATGTTACCAGGTGAACCTGTGGAATCTCTAGCTAGGATTTGATTGCATTAAGGATGAATGAAGAACGAttagcatcccccccccccttgtttccTGGGGCTACCTATTAAGCTTTCTCACATAACAAGCAGTGAAAATTATTGATTCCCTGGACACCATCAGATACGGGACTGGCATTAGTGGGTCAGCTGCTCATATTGCATTTCTGTGATTAATGAAATATTAATGTTTCTCTGTGAAGAGCAACCAGTTCTCTTCAACCTTGAAAACAGCTCCCATTCGTGCATGTCATGTCACGTACCAATATCTCATATTACCATTTTCTCCATTTCCAGGTATTTGTACCACATCCATCACCCAGGAACGTGGGCACCTTCAAGACGTCAGGGGAACACACGGTGCATGTAAAAGACAGTTCTGCCTGAAGGACACCTTACCCCTACACtatgtcagattccaacacaacctactccaccaacccctccaccttcatcctgcagggcattcctggcctggagatgGCTCAAGTCAGGATCGCCATCCCTTTCTGTGCCATGTATGCCACAGCCCTTTTGGGAAATTTCATCCTCCTGTTCATTGTGAAAatggagccgagcctccatgagcccatgtactatttcctctgcatgctggctgtcaccgacctggtcctgGGCACATCCACTGtacccaaaatgctgagcatcttctggttcaattctagGGAGATCAatttcaatgcctgcctcacccagatgttcttcattcagtGCTTCTCAGCaatggagtctgggatcttcggGGCCATGGCTTtagatcgctacgtggccatctgccatcccctgagacattccaccatcctgacaagcCCCGTGGTTGCCAAAATAGGCCTGGCCGTGATGCTGCGCAGTGGTATTCTCGTactgccctatcccttcctggTGAGACGTTGCCCCTATTACAGAACAAATCTCATCCCCCATACCTACTGCGAACATATGGCAGTGGTGAAGCTGGCTTGTGATGACATCCGTGTCAGTAATTACTATGGCCTCTTTGTGGTGTTCTTGATTACtggtctggatgtgttttttattGTGATGTCATATACACAGATCCTTAGGGCCATCTTCAGGCTCCCCACAAAAGAATCCCGGCTCAAAACCATTGGGACCTGCAACTCCCATGTCTGTGCCATGTTGGTGTTTCACATCCCAGCCCTCTTCTCCATTTTTACACACCGGTTTGGCCACAATGTGCCCCTGCATGTCCATGTTCTAAGTGCCAACATAAATCTTCTCGTGCCTCCCACGCTAAACCCCATCATTtatggggtgaggaccaaacagatacGGGATAGGCTGCTGAAGCTCATTTCACATAAATGGACCTAACTGTTTGCTCCTAGTGGCCttgctctcagagggtatgtctacactacaaagttaattcgaactaacagccgttagttcgaattaactttgataggcgctacacaggcaaaccgctagttcaaacttaattcgaactaggtaaacctcattccacgaggactaaagcttagttcgaattaacgagttcgtattaagggctgtgtagccacttaatttgaactagtgggaggctagccctccccaggtttccctggtggccactctgggcaccaccagggaaactcttctgcccccttcccggccccggagcccttaaaggggcacgggctggctacggtgcccgtgccaggtgcaagcctgccagcacccagccagcagaccctgcacctggcacggcatgagccagccacccgctgccccccagccctccccctcttcccggggccaggctggggttgcaagaggcaggcgcccacctggtttagtgcggacatcagggacctcatccaggtttggggggaagcctccaatgtccacgacctccgcactaggcacaggaaagtggccgtctagggcaggagagctgccagcctggtcacccaggtgCAGGTTTGCacgaaaatcaaggtggtcgagtgagaccccaaccctgagccctgatattagaacataaaaacataagaatggccgtactgggtcagaccaaaggtccatttagcccagtagcttgtctgccgacagcagctaacactagggaccctggaggggatggaccgaagacaacgaccaagccatttgtctcgtgccatccctctccagccttccacaa
Protein-coding regions in this window:
- the LOC102459139 gene encoding olfactory receptor 52R1-like, which produces MSDSNTTYSTNPSTFILQGIPGLEMAQVRIAIPFCAMYATALLGNFILLFIVKMEPSLHEPMYYFLCMLAVTDLVLGTSTVPKMLSIFWFNSREINFNACLTQMFFIQCFSAMESGIFGAMALDRYVAICHPLRHSTILTSPVVAKIGLAVMLRSGILVLPYPFLVRRCPYYRTNLIPHTYCEHMAVVKLACDDIRVSNYYGLFVVFLITGLDVFFIVMSYTQILRAIFRLPTKESRLKTIGTCNSHVCAMLVFHIPALFSIFTHRFGHNVPLHVHVLSANINLLVPPTLNPIIYGVRTKQIRDRLLKLISHKWT